A DNA window from Candidatus Equadaptatus faecalis contains the following coding sequences:
- a CDS encoding TIGR03936 family radical SAM-associated protein: protein MHRIRIIFEKKDWFTFVNHMDLPNVFSRAARRAGLSLEYTQGFSPHPHMSLGPALAISVVGCEEPAEFWFEDWNENSMQLWNEQLPEGLRILRCAELEEGAGLAKFATAAQYRISGVSEKLPAEAKALLENAVKNIGPLWFSKENNGVITLVVGELNRCGGSLFVKTLQEAGIISGWADLYMVREKIGTWDEAGQQLLPLV from the coding sequence ATGCATAGAATAAGAATAATCTTTGAAAAAAAAGATTGGTTTACGTTTGTAAATCATATGGACCTGCCGAATGTATTCTCCCGTGCTGCAAGGCGTGCAGGGCTTTCTCTTGAGTACACGCAGGGATTTTCGCCGCATCCTCACATGAGTCTCGGCCCGGCACTTGCAATCAGTGTCGTCGGCTGTGAAGAGCCTGCAGAGTTTTGGTTTGAGGACTGGAACGAAAACAGTATGCAGCTTTGGAATGAACAGCTTCCGGAAGGACTGCGCATTTTGAGATGTGCAGAGCTTGAAGAGGGAGCAGGTCTCGCAAAATTTGCGACAGCAGCGCAGTACCGCATTTCAGGTGTGTCGGAAAAGCTTCCGGCGGAAGCAAAAGCGTTGCTGGAAAACGCCGTAAAAAATATCGGACCGCTTTGGTTTTCAAAAGAAAACAACGGGGTTATAACGCTTGTCGTAGGCGAGCTGAACCGCTGCGGAGGATCGCTGTTCGTGAAAACACTGCAGGAAGCCGGAATAATTTCCGGATGGGCTGATTTGTACATGGTGCGCGAGAAAATAGGCACGTGGGACGAAGCAGGACAGCAGCTTCTGCCGCTTGTTTGA
- a CDS encoding TIGR03960 family B12-binding radical SAM protein, whose product MSEVFCQDPRRAILSSVKRPSRYIGCEYGTGSVKDGNLLRVCYAFPDVYEVGMSYLGFQILYGLTKELPFADAERVYAPWPDFEDALRNTNTELWALESKRPIKEFDVVAFTLQYELCYTNVLTILDLGNIPHYADERKDSDPLVIAGGPCALTPAPVEPFFDAFIIGDGEIVNPEVYQILFELKGRSRTEKLAALSKIEGVYVPMYPPDKPVRRRIAEKLDDVWFNTKMIVPNTSIVHDRITLQVFKGCTRGCRFCQAGMIDRPVRERSVESVLEQTDLLLKNTGWEEIGLLSLATCDWTGLLPFIRSITQELEKQQTKLSLPSLRVDAFSVQLAAELHALRKSGLTFAPEAGTQRLRNVINKGVTEDDIANALEQTFANGWDRVKLYFMMGLPTETEEDLSGILDICGQALTVARKYKRKGEISVSLAGFVPKGHTPFQWEAQLDRESLHERGSWVKHQIRSKKISLAYHEPKQTYLEGVFARGDSSLAPVIEEVWRRGQRFDGWTEYFNFDRWMEVFADLGIDSDKFVAARSLDEKLPWENIDCGVSKQYLLRERDNAMNGIVTKDCRKGCNGCGWQGKVGTGNCNA is encoded by the coding sequence ATGTCTGAAGTTTTTTGTCAGGATCCGCGCAGAGCAATTCTATCAAGCGTAAAAAGACCGTCCCGTTACATAGGCTGTGAATACGGGACAGGTAGTGTTAAAGATGGAAATCTGCTGAGGGTGTGCTATGCATTCCCTGACGTCTACGAAGTTGGGATGAGTTATCTCGGTTTTCAGATACTCTACGGTCTGACGAAAGAACTTCCGTTCGCAGACGCAGAACGTGTCTATGCGCCGTGGCCCGATTTTGAAGACGCGCTGCGCAATACAAACACCGAATTATGGGCGTTGGAAAGCAAACGACCGATTAAGGAGTTTGACGTTGTAGCTTTTACTCTTCAGTATGAGTTATGCTATACAAACGTGCTTACAATCCTTGATTTGGGAAATATCCCGCATTATGCAGACGAACGGAAGGACAGCGACCCGCTTGTAATTGCCGGAGGTCCCTGTGCTTTGACGCCTGCGCCGGTTGAGCCGTTTTTTGACGCTTTCATAATAGGCGACGGCGAAATAGTAAATCCGGAAGTTTATCAAATACTGTTTGAACTTAAAGGCAGAAGCAGAACGGAAAAACTTGCAGCGCTTTCGAAAATTGAGGGTGTGTACGTTCCGATGTACCCGCCGGACAAGCCTGTTCGCAGAAGAATAGCGGAAAAGCTTGACGATGTCTGGTTCAATACCAAAATGATAGTGCCGAATACAAGCATAGTGCATGACAGAATTACGCTTCAGGTGTTCAAAGGCTGCACCAGGGGATGCCGTTTCTGTCAGGCAGGAATGATAGACAGGCCGGTAAGAGAACGTTCGGTTGAGTCAGTCCTTGAGCAGACAGACCTTCTGCTCAAAAACACGGGCTGGGAGGAAATAGGTCTGCTGTCGCTTGCTACCTGTGACTGGACAGGGCTTTTGCCGTTTATTCGCAGCATTACTCAGGAGCTTGAAAAGCAGCAGACAAAATTGAGTTTGCCCAGTCTTCGCGTTGACGCTTTTTCCGTTCAGCTTGCAGCCGAACTGCATGCTCTGCGCAAAAGCGGACTGACGTTTGCGCCCGAAGCCGGAACGCAGAGACTTCGCAACGTTATCAATAAGGGAGTTACGGAGGACGATATAGCCAATGCCCTTGAACAGACCTTTGCAAACGGCTGGGACAGAGTGAAGCTCTATTTCATGATGGGACTTCCTACGGAGACGGAAGAAGATTTGTCCGGCATACTGGATATTTGCGGACAGGCTTTGACTGTTGCCCGCAAATACAAGCGCAAGGGAGAAATCAGTGTTTCGCTTGCAGGTTTTGTACCCAAAGGACATACGCCTTTCCAGTGGGAAGCGCAGTTAGACAGGGAAAGCCTGCACGAAAGAGGCAGCTGGGTGAAACATCAGATACGCAGCAAGAAAATATCGCTTGCCTATCATGAACCGAAACAGACCTATCTTGAAGGTGTTTTTGCACGCGGAGATTCGTCCCTTGCTCCGGTTATTGAAGAAGTGTGGCGCAGAGGTCAGCGCTTTGACGGCTGGACAGAATATTTCAATTTCGACCGCTGGATGGAGGTCTTTGCCGATTTAGGCATCGACTCGGATAAATTCGTTGCAGCTCGAAGCCTTGACGAAAAACTGCCGTGGGAGAATATAGACTGCGGAGTTTCAAAACAGTATCTGCTCCGCGAAAGGGATAATGCCATGAATGGCATTGTAACTAAAGACTGCAGAAAAGGATGCAACGGATGCGGATGGCAGGGAAAGGTCGGAACGGGTAACTGCAATGCATAG
- the rodA gene encoding rod shape-determining protein RodA, which translates to MQVFENSWLDIKRGLNRYMFFAAVILFLLGAAAIYSASYSLQTHSSPYMIRQLVFGLIGFVVYFLIIKIGCKNMLKLAFSLSVIVILLFLLVLIVGHTSKGAQSWFNFGFIRLQPSEIGKLAFALLLAKCCTMFPPSDLKGIALVFGISLCFLLPILLQPDFGSALVYSVMFFAVLIVAGAPAKFLFGIMGAGIAMLPVGWLMLKPYQKMRILVFFDASVDPQGAGYNVIQSRIAVGSGGIFGKGFLNGTQSKLRFLPEPHTDFIFGVFSEEFGFVGCFFVLVLYALLLWKIIEAITSTRDPEARLLCTAIAAWLWFQMTESIAMCMGLAPVTGLPLPLFSYGGSSLLAVLAGLALVQSVEISLAKERF; encoded by the coding sequence ATGCAGGTATTTGAAAACAGCTGGCTGGATATAAAAAGAGGCTTGAACAGATATATGTTTTTTGCGGCGGTAATTCTTTTTTTGTTAGGCGCTGCCGCAATTTACAGTGCAAGCTACTCGCTTCAGACGCATAGTTCTCCGTATATGATCAGACAGCTTGTTTTTGGCCTGATTGGTTTTGTCGTCTATTTCCTCATTATAAAAATCGGCTGCAAAAATATGCTGAAGCTTGCTTTTTCGCTTTCGGTCATTGTCATACTGCTTTTCCTTTTGGTGCTTATTGTGGGGCATACCTCAAAGGGCGCACAGAGCTGGTTTAATTTTGGATTTATCAGATTGCAGCCGTCAGAAATAGGCAAACTAGCTTTTGCGCTGCTGCTTGCAAAATGCTGCACCATGTTCCCGCCGAGCGACCTTAAAGGGATAGCGCTTGTTTTCGGAATCTCGCTGTGTTTCCTTCTGCCTATATTGCTTCAGCCTGACTTCGGCAGTGCTTTGGTCTATTCGGTAATGTTTTTTGCGGTTCTTATCGTTGCGGGGGCACCGGCGAAATTTTTGTTCGGAATCATGGGTGCCGGTATAGCAATGCTGCCTGTGGGATGGCTTATGCTTAAACCGTATCAGAAAATGAGAATTCTTGTATTCTTCGATGCTTCAGTTGATCCGCAGGGTGCAGGTTATAACGTTATACAGTCACGCATTGCTGTTGGTTCCGGAGGAATTTTCGGAAAAGGCTTTTTAAACGGAACGCAGTCTAAACTTCGTTTTCTTCCCGAACCGCATACGGATTTTATTTTCGGAGTTTTTTCCGAGGAATTTGGTTTTGTCGGCTGTTTCTTTGTGTTGGTACTCTATGCTTTGCTGCTTTGGAAGATAATTGAGGCAATAACGAGTACGAGGGATCCTGAAGCCAGACTATTGTGTACTGCAATTGCCGCCTGGCTGTGGTTTCAGATGACTGAGAGTATCGCAATGTGCATGGGACTTGCGCCGGTTACGGGGCTTCCTCTGCCGCTGTTCAGTTATGGGGGCAGTTCGCTGCTTGCGGTTCTCGCAGGACTTGCTCTTGTGCAGAGCGTGGAAATTTCGCTTGCCAAAGAGCGTTTTTAA
- the mrdA gene encoding penicillin-binding protein 2 — translation MSSIQYDKLSLEKRFWVLRGAVLSTFLGLLCSLIFFQIIKSNEYVKLASRNRLRILRILPPRGTITDAAGAPLAVNVRTFNISGYPLDLMDEKKVKIVASILKHGGIPVTEAEIKDKVQKQYSAPYRAITIASNLTFAQATQLIMDKNFSELLFLTPVWKRSYPAGKDVAHVVGYVAEITKEELERHPEYKGGDHIGKNGIEAWYEEEIHGMPGERVIEVDARGKQIREISYTTSIKGKNIKLTIDLGAQRYASKLLQDFRGAIVALDVTDGSVKCLVSSPSYDPNPLTWGITAQEWGALLDKRSRPMMNRAISGAYPPASTFKVVTASAGLSNKKITTSSVVHCPGYFELGNRKFRCWNHAGHGNETVIRALRDSCDVFFYQTSWNLGIDRLIETASKFGVGKKTGIDLTSESSGTLAGPKWKKKKIKESWYGGDTVNYSIGQGYLLMTPLQVARVYAAVASKGKLFRPKINSEFPVEYEKVDLSDDIFRILQQGLQEVGSIGTGRAASEYGVRVAGKTGTAQNSQGADHAWFAGYAPVDNPRYAVVAIAEAGKGGGKVTGPMVGKMLNYLINHKEEEISDKDAEAEEHVQSNGAEENQQQKKTSSEPVKIQNSERPVKQDAAANGDEN, via the coding sequence ATGTCTAGTATACAGTACGACAAACTTAGCCTTGAAAAAAGATTCTGGGTATTGCGAGGGGCAGTATTGTCTACCTTTCTGGGGTTGCTGTGCAGTCTGATTTTTTTTCAGATAATTAAGAGCAACGAATATGTCAAACTTGCATCTCGGAACAGACTGCGCATCCTTCGAATCCTACCTCCGAGAGGAACGATTACGGATGCTGCCGGGGCCCCTCTTGCCGTTAATGTGAGAACTTTTAATATAAGCGGCTATCCTTTGGATTTGATGGATGAAAAAAAAGTAAAAATTGTTGCGTCAATTTTGAAACACGGCGGTATTCCAGTTACAGAAGCTGAAATAAAAGACAAAGTTCAGAAGCAGTACTCTGCTCCGTACCGTGCAATTACCATTGCCTCCAATCTTACTTTTGCCCAGGCAACTCAGCTTATCATGGATAAAAACTTCAGCGAACTGCTCTTTCTTACTCCTGTCTGGAAAAGAAGTTATCCGGCTGGAAAAGACGTTGCGCATGTTGTCGGATACGTTGCTGAAATTACTAAAGAAGAACTTGAAAGGCATCCGGAATACAAGGGCGGGGATCACATAGGCAAAAACGGAATTGAAGCCTGGTACGAAGAGGAAATTCATGGTATGCCCGGCGAACGGGTTATCGAAGTTGATGCCAGAGGAAAACAGATTCGCGAAATCAGCTACACTACATCGATAAAAGGCAAAAACATAAAACTTACAATAGATCTTGGCGCACAGCGTTATGCTTCGAAGCTTTTACAGGATTTCCGCGGGGCTATTGTAGCGTTGGACGTTACCGACGGTTCTGTCAAATGTCTTGTTTCGTCGCCTTCTTATGATCCGAATCCCCTTACCTGGGGCATAACCGCTCAGGAGTGGGGGGCGCTGCTCGACAAGCGTTCGCGTCCAATGATGAACAGAGCTATTTCCGGAGCGTATCCTCCTGCCTCCACGTTTAAAGTAGTTACGGCGTCTGCAGGTCTGTCAAACAAAAAAATAACGACTTCATCCGTTGTACATTGCCCTGGATATTTTGAACTCGGCAACAGAAAATTCCGCTGCTGGAACCATGCGGGGCATGGCAACGAAACTGTTATCAGGGCATTGCGCGACTCCTGTGACGTGTTTTTTTATCAGACCTCGTGGAATTTAGGTATAGACAGACTGATTGAAACGGCTTCAAAATTCGGAGTCGGCAAAAAAACGGGTATTGACTTGACTTCCGAAAGCTCCGGAACACTTGCGGGTCCGAAATGGAAAAAGAAAAAGATAAAAGAAAGCTGGTACGGCGGTGATACTGTCAACTATTCAATAGGACAGGGGTATCTTCTTATGACCCCGCTTCAGGTAGCAAGGGTGTATGCAGCTGTTGCCAGCAAAGGAAAACTGTTCCGTCCGAAAATAAATTCTGAGTTCCCTGTGGAATATGAAAAAGTAGATTTATCAGACGATATTTTCAGAATTTTGCAGCAGGGTTTGCAGGAAGTTGGCAGCATAGGTACAGGCCGTGCCGCTTCCGAGTACGGTGTGCGTGTTGCCGGAAAAACCGGTACAGCCCAAAACTCTCAGGGGGCAGACCATGCGTGGTTTGCAGGATACGCGCCTGTTGACAATCCGCGCTACGCGGTTGTTGCTATCGCCGAAGCCGGTAAGGGCGGCGGAAAGGTAACCGGACCTATGGTAGGTAAAATGCTGAATTATCTGATTAACCACAAAGAAGAAGAAATTTCAGACAAAGATGCTGAAGCCGAAGAACATGTTCAGTCCAACGGCGCAGAGGAAAATCAGCAGCAGAAAAAAACATCTTCCGAACCAGTAAAAATACAGAATTCCGAACGTCCTGTGAAACAGGATGCAGCTGCGAACGGAGATGAGAACTGA
- a CDS encoding rod shape-determining protein MreC has translation MLLYCVMNFVPAVRYFAIDSVNKLLYIPEYPFSVTRDLVKYGSNWVLERKTLQQQLARLEALNRVQAEALQKANVSVPAAKSSYIPARVILRYPENWWSEAKINKGSADKVVEGAAVMSDGYLVGRISRVSKHSAWFELITSSSFLIAAVIDDTRDLGVITGDNKGNLNMLYIPSDRYVTKNMRISTSLIGDQIPPGLMIGHIIGREPAKEGYVPFKVAAGAHLTQLYNVEVYSEDM, from the coding sequence ATGCTGTTGTATTGTGTGATGAACTTTGTTCCTGCCGTGCGTTACTTTGCCATTGACAGCGTTAACAAACTATTGTACATCCCGGAATATCCCTTTTCAGTCACAAGAGACCTTGTAAAATACGGAAGCAACTGGGTTTTGGAAAGAAAAACGCTTCAGCAGCAGCTTGCGAGACTTGAAGCCCTGAACCGTGTTCAGGCAGAGGCACTGCAGAAAGCGAATGTTAGCGTGCCGGCGGCCAAGTCGTCTTATATTCCTGCACGCGTGATTCTGCGCTACCCTGAAAACTGGTGGAGCGAAGCCAAAATTAACAAGGGCAGCGCGGATAAAGTTGTTGAGGGCGCGGCCGTTATGTCTGACGGATATCTTGTAGGCAGAATAAGCCGTGTGTCGAAGCATTCAGCCTGGTTTGAACTTATTACTTCCTCCTCATTCCTTATTGCTGCAGTTATTGATGATACGAGGGATCTTGGCGTTATAACCGGCGACAATAAGGGAAATTTGAATATGCTGTATATACCAAGCGACAGATATGTAACGAAAAATATGAGAATTTCGACATCACTGATAGGTGACCAGATACCTCCAGGGCTTATGATAGGTCATATTATAGGCAGGGAACCAGCCAAAGAGGGTTATGTCCCGTTCAAGGTTGCAGCCGGTGCACATTTGACTCAGCTCTATAACGTAGAAGTTTATTCGGAGGATATGTAG
- a CDS encoding rod shape-determining protein, with the protein MFGFDKQVFNNEIGIDIGTINTVIYVKSKGVVLDEPSVLAVRKVGRKGIREIIAFGTEAKKMVGRTPVGIATISPLSNGVIADFEMTEHLIRHFMGVATESTSMFSHPRVAVCVPACVTEVENRAVVEVTLAAGAKEAYVVEEPLAAAIGIGLPIDEPQGNMIVNIGGGSCEVAVLSLGGIVLNEAIRVAGNAMDEAIISMMRQNYKLAIGSSTAEEIKIAIGSALPLEQELQMDVKGRDLLDGLPKSAHITSVDVRDSLDAIITQIEDTIRATIEKTPPELVRDIANQGIVLTGGSALLRGLNMRLADALNVPVHIAEQPLYSAAIGLGNYLESRVNIKSHGITLERHDL; encoded by the coding sequence ATGTTTGGATTTGACAAACAGGTGTTTAATAATGAAATTGGTATTGATATCGGAACAATAAATACTGTTATTTATGTCAAAAGCAAAGGGGTTGTTCTTGACGAACCCTCTGTCCTTGCCGTCCGTAAGGTGGGACGCAAGGGTATACGCGAAATAATAGCGTTTGGAACGGAAGCAAAAAAGATGGTAGGCCGCACGCCGGTTGGAATTGCGACGATTTCGCCTTTGTCAAATGGGGTTATCGCTGATTTTGAGATGACGGAGCACCTTATCCGCCATTTTATGGGTGTTGCCACCGAATCGACAAGTATGTTCTCGCATCCGAGAGTTGCCGTCTGTGTGCCTGCCTGCGTTACTGAAGTTGAAAACAGGGCGGTTGTTGAAGTTACACTGGCAGCCGGGGCCAAAGAGGCTTACGTTGTTGAAGAACCTCTGGCGGCAGCTATCGGTATAGGGCTTCCCATTGACGAGCCGCAGGGAAACATGATCGTAAATATTGGCGGAGGAAGCTGCGAGGTTGCGGTCCTTTCACTTGGCGGAATAGTGTTGAACGAGGCGATCAGAGTTGCAGGCAATGCCATGGACGAGGCGATTATTTCGATGATGCGCCAGAACTATAAGCTCGCAATCGGGAGCAGCACTGCAGAAGAGATAAAGATTGCAATCGGGTCAGCTCTTCCGCTTGAACAGGAACTGCAGATGGACGTTAAGGGCAGAGACCTCTTGGACGGGCTGCCAAAATCTGCGCATATCACTTCCGTCGATGTGAGAGATTCGCTTGATGCTATTATTACGCAAATTGAAGACACAATACGAGCGACTATTGAAAAAACGCCGCCTGAACTGGTTCGTGACATAGCAAATCAGGGTATAGTGCTGACAGGCGGAAGTGCCCTTCTTCGCGGGCTTAATATGCGTTTGGCGGATGCTCTCAATGTTCCTGTGCATATTGCGGAACAGCCGCTTTATTCTGCTGCCATAGGTCTTGGAAACTATCTTGAATCAAGAGTGAACATCAAATCTCACGGAATAACGCTTGAACGCCACGATTTGTAG
- the radC gene encoding DNA repair protein RadC gives MTNLKRLNMPEDEMPREKLLKYGADKLSTAELIAILLRTGTPSCNVIELATKLLKDNGGLQGLCKLSAAELKTEDGIKNAKATTLAAVLELGLRIARIHNGEERESWQDKLKFQADRMGYLDREEIYALFLDKQEKVVGEETVSYGGLNGAFLDMPLLFRRAVRVNAHSVIVMHNHPNGILAASTEDKELTEFIRKGLKTLEIKFKGHYITAHSKILLIS, from the coding sequence ATGACAAATCTTAAACGTCTTAATATGCCGGAAGATGAAATGCCGCGTGAGAAACTGTTGAAATACGGGGCAGACAAACTGTCTACGGCAGAACTCATCGCGATTCTGCTGCGTACCGGCACACCTTCCTGCAATGTGATTGAACTTGCGACAAAACTTTTGAAAGACAACGGTGGTTTGCAGGGCTTATGCAAATTATCTGCTGCGGAATTGAAAACTGAGGACGGAATTAAAAACGCCAAAGCTACGACGCTTGCCGCTGTTTTGGAACTTGGGCTTCGTATTGCCAGAATTCATAACGGAGAAGAGAGAGAAAGCTGGCAGGATAAATTAAAATTTCAGGCTGACAGAATGGGCTATCTGGACCGTGAAGAAATTTACGCACTGTTTTTGGACAAGCAGGAAAAAGTGGTTGGAGAAGAGACAGTTTCATACGGCGGATTAAACGGTGCATTTCTTGATATGCCGCTGCTTTTTCGCAGAGCGGTAAGGGTGAATGCGCACAGTGTGATTGTTATGCACAACCATCCGAACGGCATACTGGCGGCAAGCACTGAGGACAAGGAATTGACCGAATTTATCCGCAAGGGACTAAAGACCCTGGAAATTAAATTTAAAGGGCACTATATCACGGCACACAGTAAAATATTGCTAATTTCATAA
- a CDS encoding MBL fold metallo-hydrolase: protein MNIQRFPLGELWTNCYILWDDNKKGIIVDPGGPAEYVADFVTENKIDVAYIMLTHGHADHIGGIPDVRKLSKYGVAIHTDDACCLTNPDKNLSFAFGKAFSLPEAEKLLTDGEIVTVGNLKIEVIHTPGHTLGGVCFYVEDGADKILLCGDTLFELSIGRTDLPGGDEAVLINSLRKLERFPDDLEACPGHGPATNIGKEKKYNPYWPR from the coding sequence ATGAATATACAAAGATTTCCGCTGGGTGAACTTTGGACAAATTGTTATATTCTCTGGGATGATAACAAAAAAGGCATAATTGTGGATCCTGGCGGGCCTGCTGAGTATGTTGCGGATTTTGTTACAGAAAATAAGATTGATGTTGCATACATTATGCTTACGCACGGACATGCAGATCATATAGGCGGAATTCCTGATGTACGCAAATTGTCGAAGTACGGTGTCGCCATTCACACTGATGATGCCTGTTGTCTCACAAATCCGGATAAGAATTTGTCTTTTGCCTTCGGTAAGGCTTTTTCGCTTCCTGAAGCGGAAAAACTGCTTACGGACGGAGAAATTGTTACGGTTGGCAACTTAAAAATAGAAGTCATTCATACTCCGGGGCACACTCTGGGCGGAGTATGTTTCTATGTTGAAGACGGCGCGGATAAAATTTTGCTGTGCGGTGACACGCTGTTTGAACTTTCCATCGGACGCACAGATTTGCCCGGTGGTGACGAAGCTGTTCTGATAAACTCACTGCGCAAGCTTGAACGGTTTCCTGATGATTTGGAAGCCTGCCCCGGACACGGACCGGCTACGAACATAGGTAAGGAAAAAAAGTACAATCCGTACTGGCCGAGATAG
- the dtd gene encoding D-tyrosyl-tRNA(Tyr) deacylase, with the protein MKTLLQRVDYAEVRVAGKITGKIDAGLCVLLGVVEDDTEKDLTQLAEKICNLRIFDDENGVMNRSLLDIGGQMLIVSQFTLCADCRKGRRPSWHLAAKPEFAKDMYNRFTKAVQALGIKTQNGIFQAEMKVSLCNNGPVTIMLDTKE; encoded by the coding sequence ATGAAAACGTTGCTGCAGAGAGTCGATTATGCCGAAGTCAGAGTAGCCGGCAAAATTACAGGTAAAATAGATGCAGGGCTGTGCGTTTTGCTCGGAGTTGTTGAAGACGATACGGAAAAAGATTTAACTCAACTCGCGGAAAAAATATGCAATTTACGCATTTTCGATGATGAAAACGGTGTAATGAATCGTTCGCTGCTTGATATCGGCGGGCAGATGCTGATAGTTTCACAGTTTACTCTCTGTGCCGACTGCAGAAAAGGACGCAGACCGTCCTGGCATCTGGCGGCAAAACCTGAATTTGCAAAGGATATGTATAACCGCTTTACAAAGGCTGTACAGGCACTTGGCATCAAAACGCAGAATGGAATATTTCAGGCTGAAATGAAAGTCAGTCTGTGCAATAACGGGCCGGTTACGATAATGCTTGACACCAAGGAGTGA